TTCTCACCATTTTTATCTCACTTTTACATATTTAAAAATTTACATATAGTATAACCTCTTACTTGTTAATTCTCAACATATTTGTTATGTTTTCACTTGCAAAAGTTGTTATAATATAAACATTAACGTCATAAAAAAAGAACTTTATTTTATCTATTCTTTAATTTTTGTCCATATAATAGATTAAGACATATGCAAATGTTAGTAATTGAAATACTAAATTTATTCCATCTATAATATTTAATACTAAATACTTCCATATCATTTCATATTTATACTTTATCTCAAATCCTTAATAAATTCAAGCATTTTTCTGCTAATTTCTACAAAAACATTATATTTTAAATAATGTAATCATTTAATAATATATTTTTTTGTAAATAGCCATCGGTAAACCTACACTTATTTCATAATGTATATGTTTCAATTTTAATTCTTCAGTAAAATCATATGACTATAGGTTATTTTTTTCAATATATATCTTGCTTAAATAAATATTGCAGTCAATTATTTTATGAACTTATTGTTGTGAACATTGAACAATGTTAATATAATGTTGTTCAATAATTGAACGGTATTGTAGATTAAATTTAGGAGGATAGATTTATGGAAAACATGTCTTATTGGAAAGAAGTTTGGGAGAGAAAAGGAAATGGTAATACTAAATCCTTGGAAGAATTGGATGGTTATGAAGATACTTCTGCCGATGTAAAAGAAATAGCAAGACAAATTGTTAAAGAATTAGATATTAAAGAAACTGATAAAGTATTAGAAGTAGCTTGTGGTGCTGGCGGATTAGCTCAATATATAAAATGTGGTGAATATGTTGGGGTTGATTATTCTACTTCCCTTGTAAAAAAACACATAGAGCTACTTAACAATTCCGTTTTACATGGCGAAGCAAATGATTTGATTTTTAAAGATAAAACCTTTGATAAAGTAATTTGCTTCGGAGCATTTCATTATTTTCCAAATCAAGAGTATGCAAAACAAGCAATTGCTGAATTAAAAAGAGTTGCTAAGGAAGCAATATTTATTGGAGATTTACCACTAACTTCACATAGAGATGAACATTTACTTTATGATAAAAAAGATTTCATCGATTGGAAAATCATGGATGGATACTATAATCCATGTAGATTCAATGTTTCTCTAAAATTGATTTAATTCATACACCACGGTTATTATGCAACATATATACTCAAGGTGAAAATTAGGATTAATTGAATAAACTACCGAACTGAAGGTCATGCATTTGTTCGGGTTACATCAGAAGATTTTGTTGGCTGTGCTTCTTGATTATAAGTTGTTCCAAAACGCTTGTTCAAAGCTTGCCTTTGAGGCTAGAATTTTGGGCACAACTTCTAATCTTAGAAGCACCCAGCAAAATCTTCAGTAACCGTAACAAACGCATACCATCCCTTTAGGTTTATTAGTAGTAAATTTTAATTCTTACATTACTGCAAGTCTTTTTATGTTTCGCAATACCCGTAAATTATCTTGTTCCTGAAGATCCGAATCCCTTATCGTTTCTTTCACTATCTGATAATTCTGATGTTTCTATTATGTTAACTTTAAATACAGGCTTTATTACCATTTGAGCAATTTTCATTCCTTGTTCTACTTTAAAAATTTCATTACTGTGGTTGATTAAAATAACTCCAATTTCCCCTCTGTATCCTTCATCTATAGTTCCTGGTGAGTTCAATGTAGTTATTCCACTTTTTAATGCTAAACCACTTCTTGGTCTTATTTGAGCCTCTGTATTTTTAGGTAACTCTATCTGTATTCCTGTATGTACTAAGCCTCTTTCCCCTGGATTTAAAGTCAGTTCTTGTACTGCATATAAATCTAATCCTGCATCTCCTTCATGAGCATAATTAGGTATTACAGCCTTATCATTAATTTTCTTTATTTTTAATATATACTTTTCCATTTTAACACCTACTTTAAAATTTTATATTGATTATGATTATATCTCACTTATAATCAATTCACAATTCATAATTAACAAATAAGTACATAGAGTAAGTTGGAAAAATAAAATAAGAAAGCTATATTATTATAAAAATATAGCCTCCTTATTTTAAATACAATGCTTATGTTTATTTTGTGATACATTTTTTTTAATTCTATTAACTATAATTAGTTTCTGTTTTTTATTAACACTATCTATTATTATCTCATTCCAATTTATATACTTAGGTTTTTCAAAATATCTTTTATCTATAATTTCTATTATTCTATAGCATCCTTCTTCAACTTCTGAAAAAACAACTTTCCCTTCTTCATCTGTTATTTTAGATGTAATAAGAACTGGAGATAACCCATTTATTTTATATAAATTAATTTTCACCCCCTGAAAACATTCATTTTCTCCACAATCCAATATTGATGTAACTACAATTTCTCCATTCTGAGCTTTATTATCTTCTTCTGACATTTCAATGTTAACACTATCTATATATCTATTTTTAATTTTAGAAATAGTATCATCCATAAAAAATTCCTCTTAACTTTATTTCTCTCTATATAATATGATTAGAAAAATTTTATGTGATTATGATTTTATATATCTTAGGCATGTTCAAAAAAAGATTGGAATACCTATTTCTGCAAAACAATTTAATAAATTATAATCATTACAGATAAACTCTTTTTTATTTACTGAAACAGATAGATATAAAAGAGCTAAAATTTCACCATTGCATATTATTGGAGCTATACAAACAGATCTCCAATCAGGCATTCCGTGTTGGTTGTAGTTGTCCATACTTTCCCAGTCAACTAAGTATCTTCCCTTTTCTTCTTCAATACTTGTATAAATTAATTTATAGTTGAATTTTTCAACTACACACCAGCCATCATTTGATCGTTGCTTACTATACATATCAACGATTTTTTTATCCTTTACAATAAATACTGTAGATGTTTCACATTCAATGCACTGCATAATTTTTAAAGTAAATTCATAAATCTTTTCTTCTTTATTGCCTCTATATTTAACTATATTAGCTACTTCTTTTAGAATTGAAGCCAAATTATAGTCTTTTGTTGCATTACCTGATAAAACTCCAGTTAAATCATTATTAGTGCTACAGCTTGTTCCATAATCTTTATCCCAAAGAATATATCTGTTTTTCCCTTCATTCTTTGCTTTATATAATGCTTGGTCTGCTCTTTCTATTATTTCTTTATTATTTAATGATTCATTGGCACTCATTGCTATACCAATACTTATAGTAACTTTCCTTCTATCTCCTAAAATCTTTGCATTTTCAACATTTATTCTAATTTTCTCTGCCATTTTTATAGCCTTTTCTTTATTTACATTAGGTAAAAGTACTATAAATTCTTCGCCTCCATATCTTCCTATGATATCTCTCTTGCCTATACACTTCTCAACTTCTTTTGTTAGCTTAACTAGAACTTCATCGCCTGTTTGATGCCCATATTTATCATTTACTCCTTTAAAATCATCAATATCAAACATTATTACAGCAAATTCTCTTTTTTCTAGTCTTTCACTATCTAGCAAGAATATTAGAGCCTCTTCAAAATATTTTCTATTATATACTCCCGTAAGCTTATCTAAAGTAGAACTTATTGTAAGATTATACTTTTCTAATAAAAAGGTTAAAAAGGGTTTAAATTTTTCTATTGTTTTCTTTGATTCAGCATTTATATAATTTACTGCATTATTAGTAATTAGAATTAATCTTGCATTGATTCCAGTACTACTATTTATATCTTTTTCTCGATTTATTATTTTCATATACATACAGGCTTTTATGCCGTCCTTCAACACCTTATTATCTAATTGATAAAATCTCAAATCATTATTGCAAATGAAAAATATATCTTCTTCTGAATCTAATTTCAATGAAAAATATCTATTCATTTCATTTTTATCACTAATCCTATAGGTGCATATAACTTCATTTTCTCCATTATTATTTTCCGTAACTATCATTGCCTTATCTGCTAATGTTAATCTTGCCATGTATTTCATTACATTTTCTATATTACTAATGCAATCATTGGAAAATCTATCAAATACCGTGTAAATGTCACTTAGTTCATTATAATAACATTTTTCATATGAATTTTGCATTAACTTAAATACATATTCATTACCTAATATATTTGTTAAGTCTAATTCATTTAAAACTTCATTTATTTCTTCATTTCTTTTCATAAATTCAATTTCTTTAAATTTCATATTAATGTTTAAATCACTAGTTAAACATTTTATAAACAACTTACGAGTTTTTAAAAAACCACTATTGTTTATATATAATATTTTATCATTTTCTGCTAATGCATTGATCATATCTGTATGGAGTGCTATAGACTCATAATAATAATTCATTGCCAGTTGATTACACTTAAGTTCACTATATTTTTCTCCAACCATAGTATATATATCAGCTTTAATTTCTTGATTATTTATAAATGCACATATTCTTAGAGCTTTATTTATTAGAAAGTTATAATAATTTTTATACCTAAAATTAAATTCTAAAAAAATATATATTCCTTCTAAGTTATAATCTTTTGGATACTCTTTAAGGTCTAAAAATAATTTTTTAGCGAAATCATAGTATCCTAATAATAAAATTCGTCTTATTGCACTTATTCTAATTTCAAGTTCAATATCTGTGTTTTGTAATTTTATAATTTTATGATTCAATTTATTATATACATTTTTTATATCATCTTCATTCTTACACTTATATAGCATAAGCTCATAATATTTACAAATTATGGTTTTATAATGAAGATTTTGAGTATTAAATATTAATGTATATATTTTTTTTAAATGCTCATATGCAACAGCATAATTACAAACCAACAAATTATATAGGGCATACGTATAGTTTGAATTAATTACATCCTCTTCTAGTAATTTAATACCTCTCCGCATTTGATTTATTAAATAATAATATTGTATCGCTAATTTTATTTTTCTTGATTTTATATACAATAAGCAAAGTTCATTACAAATATTAAAAGAATATGACTCTATGCCTTCTTCTCTTTCTCTTTCTAATGCTCTCAGTAAATATTCTTCTGCATCATCATACTTTTTTTCTTGACTATAAATCTTTGCAGTATAAATTAAACCTAATATTTCTTTTTTATATACCTTATATTTATTGCTTAGCTTTGTAATTTCCAAATATTTTTCTAAAATTATTTCATTAGAATCTCCATCTTCCTTGCAAATGCATGCATCAAGTAATTTGCTAGATAGTTCCCCATTAATATTATTATTATTTATAAATATTTCAATTGCATATAAGCATAATTTTCTAGCTTCTTTATAATTTTCTTTTTTTATATTCTCCCTTGCAAGAGTAATTGTTACCCAACCATATATATCTTCTTTTATTTTATTTTCTTTACATATAATTAGTGCTTTCTTTGCATTAATTAATGTTTGTTTATGGTTATATTCTGACCTATATTTTAATGAAAGTGCATAATAATAATATACTTCACCCTTAGGATAAAAGTTTATATCTAATAATCTTCTAATACAATTCAAAGAATAGTCTATTCCAGTATCCATATCTGTGATATCATAAATTTTTATAATTATCATTTCAAGTAATGTATATATCTGTATGTCTAATTCATCATTTTGTACTGCAAATTGATTTGCTTTTTCGAAGTATTTATAACTTTTTTCATGATTTGATTTTTTTTCATAAAGTTTTGCAATATCTATAGCCACTTGACTTGAATTTAAATTATCAGGATACTTTAAAGCTTTCTTATAATAAGATATTGACTTTGTTGTGTCTGCCAATAAATCTTGTACTTTTGCATATTTTAATATATAAAAATATGCTTTTTCATAATTTTTACCTCGTTCTAAATGAATTAAAAATTCTTCTATATAATAATCTGTTTCAAATAAAATTTCTTCAAAGAAAATAGATGCATTATAATGCATTTCTATCTTTTCATCTTTACTAATCTTTAAATACAATATATTTCTTAATAAATTATTTGTAAATCCTACAAGCATACCTTTATCACTTATCTTATCTGCTAGAAAACCTTTTGATTTCAATACTCTGTAAACTTCTATATTTTCTGGTTCTGTTATTATATATTTTAATATTATTTTCTCAGATAATGGAGTTTCAAAAATTGATAATTTTTTTAGAATACTGATTTCTTCTTTATATAATGAAGAAATGTTTACTTCTAATTTTTCTTGTAGCATTTTTGGTATTAGTATATCCTTTGCTTTAATATTAGTTTTCCACTCACCAAAAGCTTCATCAAAATATAAAGTTTTGTTTTCATATAATTCTTTTATTACACCACTTATGTATTCTGGACTCCCTAAAGTCTCAGAATGTATTTTTACTGCTAATTTATTAATTTCTTCATTTGTATTTATCATACCTTTAATCATTTTAGTTGTATTGTATTGATTAAAATAATTTATTTTGTATTCTTCATATTCTTCTAATTCTTTAAGATCCCTTATAAATCTTAAAAATTCCTCATCACTTTTACTTTCATTCATGGAAAATATTATCATCACATTTTCTAAGTTATTTCCTAAAAAGGCAATATATCTAATAAATAATTTAAAGACTTCATTTCTTTTATCCAAATTATCTATTAATAAAACAAATGGTTTAGTCATCGTATACTCAGTTATAAACTTACCAATTCTATTAATCAACTGAAGCTTTTGTTTCTTTTCATTATTAATAGGATCATTTTTAATCAAAATTGATATAAATTTTTTTATATAAATTTCATATTTATCTATTAAATTCTTGTCTGTCTTTTCATAAATATAATTTAATATAGTATTATATTCATACTCTTTATTAATATTTTCATTTATTAAATCTCCAGTATATATAATATCTTTAAAATACTTACTTTCTAATTTATATTTAATTTCTTCTAAAAGCCTACTCTTTCCACTTCCAGCTTCACCACTAAATGCTATAATTTTATAATTTTCTTTACTTTCTAATATTTTTTGAAAGTTTTTTTCTATTATTTTTATCTCTTCCTCCACACCAATTATATCCAAATCGGTTTCGAGTTTATTTAATGCGGAACTCATAAATAATTTATAATTCTTTCGCATTTTATTATTTATATCTTTTATAAAGTATTTAAGCTTAAATGATTTGTTGATGTTGTTTACTTGATTATATATTTTTTTTATATAATTTAATTCTTTTAACTGATTCTTAAGATTTTCTTCAGTGAACATTTGATTGAATAAGTTTATAACTTGTTCTATATTATCCTTATTTTTATTTACGTCTTCTCTAATTTCAATATTACATTGATAAGGTAATGAATTTATGGATGAAGTTAATAAATTAAATTTATTTATTTCATGTTGTAATAAATTTTTTATTTTAACCTTAATATCATTTTTTTCATTAGGAATTAATATTATATCTTTAATTGTAATATCATCAAATATATATCCTTGCATATTTAATGTATTAATAGCTGCACATAATTCCATAAATACATCTAATTTTTTATGAGAACTGCATTTTTTAAGATAAGTTTGAGTATTAATTTCATATTTAATATGTTCCATTAAATATCCATATTGAGGTTTATCTAATTTTACACCGTTAAGACTATAAATTATTTCAATATTAATAATATTAATAACATTATCAAAATTTAAATTTCTAATTGTTTTAAATTTACTTAATAAATATTCTCTTGTTTTTTCATATGTAAAATCATTTTTTAAAATACACAGCACATACTTATTATTTTTTTCTATATCTATAACTAGGTAGTTTGAAAAGTTTTCTTCACTACTTATCTCATATTCTATTAAATACTTATTATTCACACTTCTCAATATTAATTCAACCCTTTTCCTTTATAAATGTTTCACTTTATAAATCCAATTGTAATTATACCATATTTTAGCATGTGCCCAAAGTTTATTATATTTAAGTATCCGTCTCTTTAATTCTTAATTTTAAAAATCTAAAGCAATTTATCTCCTAGTAAATATTTTAATATAATAAATATTATTGCACATAATATTGTTATACAAAAATATTTATGAAGGTGATTATATGAATTTAAAATTTCTTAAAAAATATATTCCAATTATTCTAATCATAATTACAATAATTAATTACCAAGCAATTAATACTATTACTGTTGATGCTAGTGAACAAAAAATAATATATTTGACTTTTGATGATGGTCCTGCTGGAAAAGTAACTAAAAATATATTAGATATACTAAAAAAAGATTCTGTTCCTGCAACATTTTTTGTAATCGGAAGCCAAATTAAAGGTCAGGAAAATTTAATAAAAAGAATGTATGATGAAGGTCATTCTGTTGGTCTTCATAGTATGAGTCATAAAAAAATTTGTCTTTATTCTTCTGATGAATCATTCTTAAAAGAAATGCTTGATACCCAAGAAACAATAAATTCTATAGTTGGTTTTAAACCCACCATATTAAGATTTCCTTTTGGTTGCAATAATAATTATTATAGAATTTCTGAGTCCATGGTTAATTTACTTCATAAAAATAATTTAAAGATTTATGATTGGAACACTGATAGTGGTGATGGTGCAAATCCTAACTCTAATCCTAGTGTATTTATTAAAAATTCTAAAAGTAATAAAGATTCTGTATTCTTGCTAATGCATTGTGCATATATGAGTAAAAATTCTGTTAAAGCTCTGCCTGATATAATTAAATATTATAAAGATAATGGATATGAATTTAAAGTGATTGATGAAAATACCCCTGAAGAATTTCACTTCATAAAAAAATAATACAATATATAAACTAATAAGTAGAATAGAAGGCTTATTCACCCTCTATTCTACTTATTATCATAAATTAATATTTTTTATCATTTCTCTATTGTTCCACTGCATAAGCACCAGTAATTGCTACTGATTTTTCTATAACCTTAAATAATATAATACCTACTATTACATTTAATACTGCTGTTGGTATAACTACAGTCGTAAATAAAAGACTTAATTTATCAAATGGTATTCCACCAAGCATCATTAATACTGTTATGAAAATAGTTCCACTAATCAATGTTCCTATTGGTAGTAAAATACTAATTTGTTTCAATTTGCTCAAATTTTCTCTTAATGGAATTAAAACTAAATACATAATATTAGAAGTTATAAATTTATCTATTATATTAGGTAATTGACCACCTGGCGTTTTAGTCGTTAGTGCTGCAAATACACCTACTATAATTGCACATATTAATGTAGTTTTATAATCTTTATTATATACTATTATTATAAATAGAATTGCTAATGATAAATCTGGTTGCATTGGTACCCCAAGTAGAGGTGTAAGTTGATGTAAAATTGCCCCTATTGCTATTAAAATTGCATTTGTAATCATTCTTTTAGTATTCATTATAAAAATCCCCCTTGTTAATATTTAATATTTATTTCTATGGTAAAATCACTTTCTTTCATAACATAACTATCACGTCCCTATTTTTAAGTATAAAAAAAACTCCGTCCTATAATTAATAGGACGGAGATTATCCGCGTTGCCACCTAGATTGCATAAAATGCCTCTCATTTCAGATACATACATATCTTATTCGCTATAACGTGCGACTTACGGCTAAACTACTCTCATAAGATTTCATATCGCTCCTCAAAGGCCCATTCATCATTAACTTCCGTACTGAAATCTCACTATCTTCAGCTCTCTTTGACATTGTATCATGATTACTATCCCTTTTCTTAGGATTTATTTTATACTGTTATATTATATTCATAAGACTTATTTGTCAACACTTTTATTTAGGCACATTGAAAAAAATAACAAGTAAGCACTCTAATATATTACTTTGTTATTTTCTTTCACGTGCCTAAATTTCTTTTCCAATTATATTTTTTATTCCATCAAACATTCTAGGCTTACTAAAATAGTATCCTTGAACAACATCACATAATATTGTTTTTAAATACTCAACTTGAGATTTCTCTTCAACTCCTTCAGCAACTACTTCTATTCCTAATTGATGTGATAAATTAATGATATTTTCTACAATGCATTTACTTTTAGGATTGCTCATTAAGTCAATTACGAAGCTTCTATCTATTTTTAGTACATCTATTGGCAATTTAGTTAAATAGTTTAAAGATGAATATCCAGTTCCAAAATCATCTAAAGCTATACTTACACCCAAGTTTTTAATTTCTTCTAGAATTTTCACATTCTTATCAAAAGATTTCATGAGCATACTTTCCGTAATCTCAACTTGAATATATTTAGGGTTAATTTTATATTTATTAATTAAACTTTTAAATTCTAATAAAACAATATCTTCTCTAAGTTGCATTTCCGATAAATTAACTGCTATTTTAAAATTATCATTTCCTTCATTTAAAAGAAATTTTGTTTTTTTAAACACTTCCTCCAAAACAAAACTTCCAATTGGAACTATCATTTTTGAATTTTCTGCAATTGGAATAAACTCTGTTGGGCTTATCAATCCAAATTCATGACTTTCCCATCTAGCCAAAGCCTCAAATCCATTAACTAAAGAATCATCTAGTGATACTTTAGGCTGGAACATAACATATAATTCGTTATTCTGAAGTGCAGTTCTTAAGCCTTTTTGTAAACTATAAACTCTATTTAACTCAACTGAAAGATTATCATCAAAAAAATCACATTCATTCTTCCCATTTTTCTTAGCTTCATACATTGCTGCATCTGCATTCTTTAATAGTGTATTATAATCCATACCATGATCTGGAGATAATGAGACTCCAATACTTGCTGTTAAATAAATTTTCTTTCCATCTACAATATTAGGCTTTTCAAAAGATTTGATTATGTTATTACATAGTCCTATTATTTCCTGTATATCAGTTATGTCCGGTTTAAATAATAAGAATGTATCTCCACTATATCTAGATACTAATACATCTTCTTTAACTGATTCTAATATAATATAGCTAACTTCTTTTAGTAATAAATCTCCAAAATTATGCCCAAAGGAGTCGTTTACATATTTGAAATTATCTAAGTCAATTATTATCATAGCTGATCTTGCATTATTATCTACATTATTTTTTAACAAACTAGAAACTATATTTTCAAAAAAATAGTTATTAGGTAGCCCTGTAATCCTATCACATTGAATTATTGAATTTATTGTCTTATCATTTATTGATTTTCTCCAGTTTTTCATCCAAGAACTTA
The DNA window shown above is from Clostridium beijerinckii and carries:
- a CDS encoding dUTP diphosphatase, giving the protein MEKYILKIKKINDKAVIPNYAHEGDAGLDLYAVQELTLNPGERGLVHTGIQIELPKNTEAQIRPRSGLALKSGITTLNSPGTIDEGYRGEIGVILINHSNEIFKVEQGMKIAQMVIKPVFKVNIIETSELSDSERNDKGFGSSGTR
- a CDS encoding tryptophan transporter, translated to MNTKRMITNAILIAIGAILHQLTPLLGVPMQPDLSLAILFIIIVYNKDYKTTLICAIIVGVFAALTTKTPGGQLPNIIDKFITSNIMYLVLIPLRENLSKLKQISILLPIGTLISGTIFITVLMMLGGIPFDKLSLLFTTVVIPTAVLNVIVGIILFKVIEKSVAITGAYAVEQ
- a CDS encoding GGDEF-domain containing protein, translated to MINTELELNYEQIADSSNIDGITIIWDTSKSKLIVDDKIIDIIKEYDVKNQTLEQLMNFICEEDKKSMLSFFNRDLRKSYINREQVEQRCKIIDNVGKIIELIVVGKVIQNNYKYYFIGTIYLVGDLNQKYNNLSSWMKNWRKSINDKTINSIIQCDRITGLPNNYFFENIVSSLLKNNVDNNARSAMIIIDLDNFKYVNDSFGHNFGDLLLKEVSYIILESVKEDVLVSRYSGDTFLLFKPDITDIQEIIGLCNNIIKSFEKPNIVDGKKIYLTASIGVSLSPDHGMDYNTLLKNADAAMYEAKKNGKNECDFFDDNLSVELNRVYSLQKGLRTALQNNELYVMFQPKVSLDDSLVNGFEALARWESHEFGLISPTEFIPIAENSKMIVPIGSFVLEEVFKKTKFLLNEGNDNFKIAVNLSEMQLREDIVLLEFKSLINKYKINPKYIQVEITESMLMKSFDKNVKILEEIKNLGVSIALDDFGTGYSSLNYLTKLPIDVLKIDRSFVIDLMSNPKSKCIVENIINLSHQLGIEVVAEGVEEKSQVEYLKTILCDVVQGYYFSKPRMFDGIKNIIGKEI
- a CDS encoding SAM-dependent methyltransferase, translated to MENMSYWKEVWERKGNGNTKSLEELDGYEDTSADVKEIARQIVKELDIKETDKVLEVACGAGGLAQYIKCGEYVGVDYSTSLVKKHIELLNNSVLHGEANDLIFKDKTFDKVICFGAFHYFPNQEYAKQAIAELKRVAKEAIFIGDLPLTSHRDEHLLYDKKDFIDWKIMDGYYNPCRFNVSLKLI
- a CDS encoding polysaccharide deacetylase; this encodes MNLKFLKKYIPIILIIITIINYQAINTITVDASEQKIIYLTFDDGPAGKVTKNILDILKKDSVPATFFVIGSQIKGQENLIKRMYDEGHSVGLHSMSHKKICLYSSDESFLKEMLDTQETINSIVGFKPTILRFPFGCNNNYYRISESMVNLLHKNNLKIYDWNTDSGDGANPNSNPSVFIKNSKSNKDSVFLLMHCAYMSKNSVKALPDIIKYYKDNGYEFKVIDENTPEEFHFIKK